From the Paludisphaera mucosa genome, one window contains:
- a CDS encoding PAS domain S-box protein: protein MSPIEPPSEPKIHPARASNPGEEDPKCGRGRPTSAELANRYELAIRATGQVFYFWDAELDQILKLGPNCEEILGYRPEELAGGLDRWIGLIHPDDRAGFLAVVTSPTKSDTSYRSQYRLRHKSGRYLIARDEGRYLLNASGMLVQAVGFITDVTEQVRADERRRHRESTLLSFFNAAPESLFVTEMLDDDIRILSMNPAAVGLMGRSEEKVLNHTMAQLGYPRSDIELWLGRYRECIRTGRPGCYELSHETASGAGWFTVTLAPIPGLSAGPPRFGFIAEDVTARKLAEIELQAAALERQQIMDAIPDILYVLDRESRLVSWNLSLERATGWTAEELRGRPAAEFFPPEERSIVADGIARTVSDGRAMIEATLLRRDETPIPYHFVSAPLLDSGGNLVGLAGIGRDMTERRALDRALREQAEAVETINRVGLSLAAEHDSEALVRSISEASRSLSGARFAAYFPLEHAGRPPLAPHVCAAAGRPGVPRLCVCLCVELFGPVLRRSEIIRVDDAEADPRFRRFAAEPGLLGCAGVASLMAVPVKSLGGEVLGGLVLAHERLGVFDERAERLVCGLAAQAAVALDNSRLLEGLRESRAEVEAAYDETIAGWARALDLRDHETEGHSRRVTDLTIRLADAMGMSREDLVHVRRGALLHDIGKMGVPDGILRKPGPLEDAEWEIMKRHPAYAFEMLRPISFLCRALDIPYSHHERWDGGGYPRGLRGSQIPLAARIFAVVDLYDALTHDRPYRSAWPAERALSHVQSLSGTHLDPTVVSAFLRLLNERADPAQPAYRNSSGPRPRQCLPK, encoded by the coding sequence TTGAGCCCGATCGAGCCGCCGTCGGAGCCGAAGATCCACCCTGCGCGCGCCTCGAATCCGGGCGAAGAGGATCCCAAGTGTGGCCGCGGCAGGCCGACGAGCGCCGAGCTGGCCAACCGTTACGAGCTGGCGATCCGGGCCACCGGCCAGGTCTTCTATTTCTGGGATGCGGAACTCGATCAGATCCTGAAACTGGGCCCGAACTGCGAAGAAATCCTCGGTTACCGGCCCGAGGAGCTGGCCGGCGGCTTGGACCGTTGGATCGGGCTGATCCACCCCGACGACCGCGCCGGCTTCCTGGCGGTCGTGACGTCGCCCACGAAGTCCGATACGTCGTACCGTTCGCAGTACCGGCTGCGTCACAAATCAGGACGATACCTGATCGCCCGCGACGAAGGACGGTATCTGCTGAACGCGTCGGGCATGCTCGTGCAGGCCGTCGGCTTCATCACCGACGTCACCGAGCAAGTCCGGGCGGACGAGCGCCGGCGCCATCGCGAGTCGACCCTGCTCAGCTTCTTCAACGCCGCCCCCGAGTCCCTTTTCGTGACCGAGATGCTCGATGACGACATCCGCATCCTCTCGATGAATCCGGCGGCGGTCGGCCTCATGGGGCGCTCCGAGGAGAAGGTCCTCAACCACACGATGGCGCAGCTCGGATATCCCCGATCGGACATCGAGCTCTGGCTCGGGCGATATCGTGAATGCATCCGCACCGGACGGCCTGGATGTTACGAGTTGTCCCACGAGACCGCCTCGGGAGCGGGATGGTTCACCGTCACGCTGGCCCCGATCCCCGGGCTGTCGGCGGGCCCCCCGCGCTTCGGCTTCATCGCCGAGGACGTGACGGCCCGCAAGCTGGCCGAAATCGAGTTGCAGGCCGCGGCCCTCGAACGTCAGCAGATCATGGACGCCATCCCCGACATCCTCTACGTCCTCGACCGCGAGAGCCGGCTCGTGTCCTGGAACCTCAGCCTCGAGCGGGCCACCGGGTGGACGGCGGAGGAGCTTCGCGGCCGCCCGGCCGCGGAGTTTTTCCCGCCCGAGGAACGGTCGATCGTCGCGGACGGGATCGCACGCACGGTCTCGGATGGTCGGGCCATGATCGAGGCGACGCTCCTGCGACGGGACGAGACGCCGATCCCCTACCATTTCGTCAGCGCGCCGCTACTGGACTCCGGCGGAAATCTGGTGGGCCTCGCGGGCATCGGCCGCGACATGACGGAGCGGCGGGCGCTGGACCGAGCCCTCCGCGAGCAAGCCGAGGCCGTCGAGACGATCAATCGGGTGGGGCTCTCGCTGGCCGCGGAGCACGACTCCGAGGCCCTCGTCCGGTCGATCAGCGAGGCGTCTCGATCGCTGTCGGGAGCCCGCTTCGCCGCCTATTTCCCCCTGGAACACGCGGGGCGGCCCCCACTCGCACCGCACGTCTGCGCGGCCGCCGGGCGGCCCGGCGTCCCGCGCCTCTGCGTCTGCCTCTGCGTCGAGCTGTTCGGCCCGGTCTTGCGAAGATCGGAGATCATCCGCGTGGACGACGCGGAGGCCGACCCGCGATTTCGCCGTTTCGCCGCGGAACCCGGCCTGCTCGGCTGCGCGGGGGTCGCCAGCCTGATGGCCGTGCCCGTCAAGTCCCTCGGCGGCGAGGTCCTGGGCGGCCTCGTACTGGCTCACGAACGGCTCGGCGTCTTCGACGAGCGCGCCGAGCGGCTGGTCTGCGGCCTGGCGGCCCAGGCCGCGGTCGCGCTCGACAACTCCCGCCTGCTCGAGGGCCTCCGCGAAAGCCGGGCCGAGGTTGAGGCGGCCTACGACGAGACCATCGCCGGCTGGGCTCGCGCGCTGGACCTGCGCGACCACGAGACCGAGGGGCACAGCCGACGCGTCACCGACCTGACCATCCGGCTCGCCGACGCCATGGGGATGTCCCGGGAGGACCTGGTCCACGTTCGTCGCGGCGCCTTGCTGCACGACATCGGCAAGATGGGCGTCCCCGATGGGATCTTGCGAAAGCCCGGACCTCTCGAAGACGCGGAATGGGAGATCATGAAGCGTCACCCGGCCTATGCCTTCGAGATGCTCAGGCCGATCTCGTTCCTATGCCGCGCGCTCGACATCCCGTACAGCCACCACGAGCGATGGGACGGCGGCGGCTACCCGCGGGGCCTCCGGGGGAGCCAGATCCCCCTGGCGGCGCGGATCTTCGCCGTCGTCGACCTGTACGACGCCTTGACCCACGACCGGCCCTACCGCTCGGCCTGGCCGGCGGAACGGGCCCTGAGTCACGTCCAGTCGCTCTCCGGCACGCACCTCGACCCGACGGTCGTGTCGGCCTTCCTCCGCCTCTTGAACGAGCGGGCCGACCCGGCGCAGCCGGCTTACCGCAACAGCTCGGGCCCTCGGCCCCGTCAATGCCTCCCGAAGTGA
- a CDS encoding site-2 protease family protein → MSWSWKLGRVAGIPIYLHWTFVILIIWLVAAGVMEHQHLWQGAEQGAFVVALFACVVLHELGHALTARRFGVPTSDITLLPIGGVARLQRIPEKPVQELLVALAGPAVNLVIIAVLMGVFGVRFPTASGTDEILREGFWSKLLLVNVFLAAFNMLPAFPMDGGRVLRALLAMRLPYARATRLAASVGQLMAIGFGLFGLGNGAPMLLFIALFVWIGAEAEAVQVAERAALKDVPVRDAMLTDFQILHPEEKLGRAAELLLAGAQQDFPVVDDGGAALVLTRARLMAGLAARGPEAPVREFAEAAAPAVAADGPLVVAVAMLRERAAPCVPVTRDGQMVGLLTLENVGELLMVRAALGKVGDGSVAPAGGERMY, encoded by the coding sequence ATGTCTTGGTCCTGGAAGCTGGGTCGCGTCGCCGGGATCCCGATCTATCTCCACTGGACGTTCGTGATCCTCATCATCTGGCTGGTCGCGGCCGGGGTCATGGAGCATCAGCACCTTTGGCAGGGGGCGGAGCAAGGGGCCTTCGTCGTGGCCCTGTTCGCGTGCGTCGTGCTGCATGAACTGGGGCACGCACTGACCGCGCGGCGGTTCGGCGTGCCGACGTCGGACATCACGCTGCTGCCGATCGGCGGCGTCGCCCGCCTCCAGCGAATCCCGGAAAAGCCGGTCCAGGAGCTGCTGGTGGCCCTGGCCGGCCCAGCGGTGAACCTCGTGATCATCGCCGTCTTGATGGGGGTTTTCGGCGTCCGATTCCCGACGGCCTCGGGAACGGACGAGATCCTGCGCGAGGGTTTCTGGTCCAAGCTCCTGCTCGTGAACGTCTTCCTGGCGGCCTTCAACATGCTGCCGGCGTTCCCGATGGACGGCGGGAGGGTGCTGCGCGCGCTGCTGGCGATGAGGCTGCCCTACGCCCGGGCGACCCGGCTGGCGGCATCGGTGGGCCAGTTGATGGCGATCGGCTTCGGGCTGTTCGGGCTCGGCAACGGGGCGCCGATGCTGCTCTTCATCGCCCTCTTCGTGTGGATCGGGGCCGAGGCAGAGGCCGTGCAGGTCGCCGAACGCGCCGCGTTGAAGGACGTCCCGGTCCGCGATGCGATGCTAACGGACTTTCAGATCCTCCACCCCGAGGAGAAGTTGGGCCGGGCCGCGGAACTGCTCCTCGCCGGCGCTCAGCAGGATTTCCCGGTCGTCGACGACGGGGGCGCGGCCCTCGTGCTGACCCGGGCGAGGCTGATGGCCGGCCTTGCCGCGCGCGGGCCGGAGGCCCCGGTGCGTGAGTTCGCCGAGGCCGCAGCACCGGCGGTCGCGGCCGACGGGCCGCTCGTCGTCGCCGTCGCCATGCTCCGCGAGCGAGCCGCTCCCTGCGTGCCGGTGACGCGCGACGGCCAAATGGTCGGCCTGCTGACGCTGGAGAACGTGGGCGAACTGCTGATGGTGCGAGCGGCCCTCGGCAAGGTCGGCGACGGATCAGTCGCCCCGGCCGGCGGCGAACGCATGTACTGA